A single Pseudodesulfovibrio aespoeensis Aspo-2 DNA region contains:
- a CDS encoding 2-oxoacid:acceptor oxidoreductase subunit alpha — translation MARPRKRKEIFALGNEAVVEGALLAGCSFFGGYPITPSSEIMEIMAARLPRIKDGVFLQLEDEIASMGAIVGASLAGRKVLTATSGPGFSLMQENLGYAIMAETPLVLVNVMRGGPSTGLPTSPAQGDVQQARWGTHGDHPIIVLSASNVQECLSMTITAFNMAEKYRTPVILLLDEVTAHTREKIQIPNPGEYEVFSRAVPSMPPEWYKPYEETVRGVPPMPPIGSGYRFHVTGLIHDRNGFPTQRPEEVVELLERLHRKIDQFFYDIQLVDTIETDDADVVVIAYGSVARSAELAVRQARESGVKAGLLKLKTLFPYPRRQTEKVLAHARTLVVPEMNMGQMSREVKRVNMGRAAVRTINRIDGQIVTPSEILKVIMQG, via the coding sequence ATGGCCAGACCAAGAAAACGCAAGGAAATTTTCGCGCTGGGCAACGAGGCCGTGGTCGAGGGGGCGCTCCTGGCCGGGTGTTCGTTTTTCGGCGGGTATCCCATCACTCCCTCGTCAGAGATCATGGAGATCATGGCGGCCAGACTGCCCAGGATCAAGGACGGCGTGTTCCTCCAGCTGGAGGACGAGATCGCCAGCATGGGGGCCATCGTGGGCGCGTCCCTGGCTGGCCGCAAGGTACTGACAGCCACCTCCGGTCCCGGATTTTCGCTGATGCAGGAGAACCTGGGCTACGCCATCATGGCCGAAACGCCCCTGGTGCTCGTCAACGTCATGCGCGGCGGGCCATCCACCGGGCTGCCCACCAGCCCGGCCCAGGGCGACGTGCAGCAGGCGCGCTGGGGCACCCATGGCGACCATCCCATCATCGTGCTTTCCGCATCCAACGTGCAGGAATGTCTGAGCATGACCATCACGGCCTTCAACATGGCCGAGAAATACCGCACCCCGGTCATCCTGCTGCTCGACGAGGTCACGGCCCACACCCGCGAGAAGATTCAGATCCCCAACCCCGGCGAGTACGAGGTCTTCTCGCGCGCCGTGCCGAGCATGCCGCCGGAGTGGTACAAGCCCTATGAGGAGACCGTGCGCGGGGTGCCGCCCATGCCGCCCATCGGCTCGGGCTACCGCTTTCACGTCACCGGCCTGATCCATGACCGCAACGGGTTCCCGACCCAGCGGCCCGAGGAGGTGGTCGAGCTGCTGGAGCGCCTCCACCGCAAGATCGATCAGTTCTTCTATGACATCCAGCTGGTGGACACCATCGAGACCGACGACGCCGACGTGGTGGTCATCGCCTACGGCAGCGTGGCCCGCTCGGCAGAGCTGGCCGTGCGCCAGGCCCGCGAGAGCGGCGTCAAAGCCGGGCTGCTCAAGCTCAAGACCCTGTTCCCCTATCCGCGCAGGCAGACCGAAAAGGTGCTGGCCCACGCCAGAACCCTGGTGGTGCCGGAGATGAACATGGGCCAGATGTCCCGTGAGGTGAAGCGCGTCAACATGGGCCGGGCGGCTGTCAGGACCATCAACCGCATCGACGGCCAGATCGTCACTCCCTCGGAAATCCTCAAGGTCATCATGCAGGGGTAG
- a CDS encoding motility protein A: MDIVTLLGLAVGLSLILGAIVIGGAIDVFINVPGMMIVIGGTLASIMVAFPFEEVIQGFNAGFKMFVQRKTKVRDVVNIMVKVAEISRREGLVALENVQTENMVLKKSCQLIADNADPALIRTTLAIEINSMRRRHQVGQDVFKRLGTLAPSFGMMGTLIGLVQMLSKLDDPKSIGPAMAVALLTTFYGSAMSTLVFIPMAAKLKARTLQEQLHLEVIFEGAKSILENNNPRLVYEKLSSFLAPHERETR; encoded by the coding sequence ATGGATATCGTGACGTTACTGGGACTTGCCGTTGGTTTGTCACTCATTCTGGGTGCCATCGTCATCGGTGGGGCGATTGATGTATTCATCAACGTTCCGGGCATGATGATCGTCATCGGCGGGACGCTCGCCTCCATCATGGTGGCATTCCCGTTTGAGGAGGTCATACAGGGCTTCAACGCCGGGTTCAAGATGTTCGTGCAGCGCAAGACCAAGGTCCGCGATGTTGTCAACATCATGGTCAAGGTCGCCGAGATCAGCCGCCGCGAGGGGCTGGTGGCGCTGGAGAACGTCCAGACCGAGAACATGGTCCTCAAGAAGTCCTGCCAGCTCATTGCCGACAACGCGGACCCGGCCCTGATCCGCACCACCCTGGCCATCGAGATCAACTCCATGCGCAGGCGTCATCAGGTGGGGCAGGACGTGTTCAAACGGCTGGGAACCCTGGCTCCGTCCTTCGGGATGATGGGAACGCTCATCGGCCTGGTCCAGATGCTCTCCAAGCTCGACGATCCCAAGTCCATCGGACCGGCCATGGCCGTGGCCCTGCTGACGACCTTCTACGGCAGCGCCATGTCCACCCTGGTCTTCATCCCAATGGCGGCCAAGCTCAAGGCCCGGACCCTGCAGGAGCAGTTGCACCTTGAGGTCATTTTCGAGGGCGCAAAATCGATCCTGGAGAACAACAACCCAAGGCTCGTGTACGAGAAGCTCTCGTCCTTCCTGGCTCCGCACGAGCGTGAGACACGCTGA
- a CDS encoding 2-oxoacid:acceptor oxidoreductase family protein: MKSQQELNRFEIRFSGLGGQGIITLGKVMGQGLALGHGYNVTQTQSYGPEARGGSSRCDLVVSSQPISYPKAESLDLLVALSQEACNAYYPYLKPGGALVLESDLVKQPPTNKFLGLPFSALARDKVGVAQAMNTVVLGALAYLLPFVNQSVMRKSLESTLPAKIRAVNVKAFNLGHRLAGKHWGENAGQVWRVEDTEHE; the protein is encoded by the coding sequence ATGAAATCGCAGCAGGAACTCAACCGTTTCGAGATCCGTTTCTCCGGCCTTGGCGGCCAGGGCATCATCACCCTGGGCAAGGTCATGGGCCAGGGGCTGGCCCTGGGCCACGGCTACAACGTCACCCAGACCCAGAGCTATGGCCCTGAGGCGCGCGGCGGCTCCAGTCGGTGCGATCTGGTGGTCAGCTCGCAGCCCATCAGCTACCCCAAGGCCGAGAGCCTCGACCTGCTGGTGGCCCTGTCCCAGGAGGCGTGCAACGCCTACTATCCCTACCTCAAGCCGGGCGGAGCCCTGGTGCTGGAGTCCGATCTGGTCAAGCAGCCGCCCACCAACAAGTTCCTGGGGTTGCCCTTTTCCGCCCTGGCCCGCGACAAGGTGGGCGTGGCCCAGGCCATGAACACCGTGGTCCTCGGTGCGCTTGCCTACCTGCTCCCGTTCGTCAACCAGTCGGTCATGCGCAAGAGCCTCGAATCCACGCTCCCGGCCAAGATCCGGGCTGTCAACGTCAAGGCGTTCAACCTTGGCCACCGGCTGGCGGGCAAGCATTGGGGCGAGAACGCCGGGCAGGTCTGGCGGGTGGAGGACACCGAGCACGAGTAG
- a CDS encoding purine-nucleoside phosphorylase: MKYHELVQQSAAYIQEKLGKIQAESTGLVTGTGLGGLTDAIDSQTALSYGEIPGFPVSTVASHKGRLVAGEIHGRPVIALHGRVHLYEGFDARQVTHAVRTLGELGVRTLILTNAAGALNPSFATGSPMLIEDHINLTGATPLRGHNHDPWGDRFPDMCHVYDPALRQLAVDKALALGIRLERGVYMQVPGPNMETPAETRMYRAMGADAIGMSTCMEAIAARHMDMRLLGISCLTNKNLPDCMQEASLAQVIAQAQQSASAMTTLITAILKEI, encoded by the coding sequence ATGAAATACCATGAGTTGGTACAACAGTCTGCCGCATACATACAGGAAAAGCTAGGCAAAATTCAAGCCGAGAGTACGGGGTTGGTGACCGGCACCGGCCTGGGCGGCCTGACCGACGCCATCGACAGCCAGACCGCGCTCTCCTACGGCGAGATTCCTGGCTTTCCGGTGTCCACCGTGGCGAGCCACAAGGGACGGCTCGTGGCGGGTGAAATCCACGGCAGGCCCGTCATTGCGCTGCACGGCAGGGTCCACCTCTACGAGGGATTCGACGCCCGGCAGGTGACCCACGCGGTGCGCACCCTGGGGGAGCTCGGCGTACGGACCCTGATCCTGACCAACGCGGCAGGCGCGCTCAATCCGTCGTTTGCCACTGGCTCGCCCATGCTCATCGAGGACCACATCAACCTGACCGGGGCCACCCCCCTGCGCGGCCACAACCACGACCCGTGGGGCGACCGCTTCCCGGACATGTGCCATGTCTACGATCCCGCCCTGCGCCAGCTGGCCGTGGACAAGGCCCTTGCGCTGGGCATCCGCCTGGAGCGCGGGGTCTACATGCAGGTGCCGGGGCCGAACATGGAGACCCCTGCCGAAACGCGCATGTACCGCGCCATGGGGGCCGACGCCATCGGCATGTCCACCTGCATGGAGGCCATCGCCGCCCGCCACATGGACATGCGCCTGCTCGGCATCTCCTGCCTGACCAACAAGAACCTGCCCGACTGCATGCAGGAGGCGTCCCTGGCCCAGGTCATCGCCCAGGCCCAGCAATCCGCCTCGGCCATGACCACGCTCATCACGGCGATCCTAAAGGAAATCTGA
- a CDS encoding 4Fe-4S dicluster domain-containing protein, producing the protein MANKKKGKSKITVYPDWCKGCGICVEFCPGRVLELSDQGKATVVREQDCIRCGFCELHCPDFAIVVQDKEFVEADQLKEPEKKKPVGKGA; encoded by the coding sequence ATGGCCAATAAGAAAAAAGGGAAGAGCAAGATCACCGTGTACCCCGACTGGTGCAAGGGGTGCGGCATCTGCGTCGAATTCTGTCCCGGCAGGGTGCTTGAGCTGAGCGACCAGGGCAAGGCCACCGTGGTGCGCGAGCAGGACTGCATCCGGTGCGGGTTCTGCGAGTTGCACTGTCCTGATTTTGCCATCGTGGTTCAGGACAAGGAGTTCGTGGAAGCGGACCAGCTCAAGGAGCCGGAGAAGAAGAAACCAGTCGGCAAGGGGGCGTAG
- a CDS encoding 2-oxoacid:ferredoxin oxidoreductase subunit beta, whose product MNDITGNEIIHQYLRHNKKFPHVLCAGCGHGIVLGTLIRSIHSLAIPKDDVVIVAGIGCSGRLAVYVDFNTVHTTHGRALTFATGIKMANPKLNVICIMGDGDALSIGGNHLIHAARRNIGVTALILNNSIYGMTGGQSSPATPEGSTTMTNPYGQLDSSFDTVELVRGAGANYVARGTVFHVKKLEKIMTEAISRPGFSVVEAITPCHTQYGRKNKYKTPVDMYKWLKKAAVPIERYNELSEEQREGRLPIGVFVSRDRPGFEERYLQLQADLLKQGSKGGN is encoded by the coding sequence ATGAACGACATTACAGGCAACGAAATAATCCATCAATATCTCAGGCATAACAAGAAGTTCCCCCATGTGCTCTGTGCCGGGTGCGGCCACGGCATTGTGCTGGGAACCTTGATTCGGTCCATCCACTCGCTGGCCATTCCCAAGGACGACGTGGTCATCGTGGCGGGCATCGGCTGCTCGGGCCGACTGGCCGTGTATGTGGATTTCAACACGGTCCATACCACCCATGGCCGCGCCCTGACCTTTGCCACGGGCATCAAGATGGCCAACCCCAAGCTCAACGTCATCTGCATCATGGGGGACGGGGACGCCCTGTCCATAGGCGGCAACCACCTGATCCACGCGGCCCGGCGCAACATCGGCGTCACTGCCCTGATCCTGAACAACAGCATCTACGGCATGACCGGCGGGCAGAGCTCCCCGGCCACGCCCGAGGGATCGACCACCATGACCAACCCCTACGGCCAGCTCGACAGCAGCTTCGACACCGTGGAGCTGGTCCGGGGCGCGGGCGCCAACTATGTGGCGCGCGGCACGGTCTTTCACGTCAAGAAGCTGGAGAAGATCATGACCGAGGCCATCTCCCGGCCCGGCTTCAGCGTGGTGGAGGCCATCACGCCCTGCCACACCCAATATGGCCGCAAGAACAAATACAAGACCCCGGTGGACATGTACAAATGGCTGAAAAAGGCCGCGGTGCCCATCGAGCGGTATAACGAGCTGTCCGAGGAGCAGCGCGAGGGCAGGCTGCCCATCGGCGTGTTTGTCTCCAGGGACAGGCCCGGCTTTGAGGAGCGGTATCTTCAGTTGCAGGCCGATCTGCTGAAGCAGGGTTCAAAAGGGGGCAACTAG
- a CDS encoding ATP-binding protein has translation MANGRHKVLIANRGEIAMRVMRACVRLDLDFVCVHTAEDSRCGHVLLARELAGERAVYRIHSYLDANELFAVADAAKATAVHPGYGFFAEDFRFARRVVRRDRPMEFIGPSWWVIRDLGDKINTKRIARSLDVPTVPGSDRPVYSAMEADEIAASLFEFQAAQGIIDGVIMVKASAGGGGMGIEEVGNFDEFRSVFRRIRNYAKRNFGDEGVLIEQRIFDFNHLEVQVVSERSGSTHVHFGTRNCSIQSTGKQKRVEVAPGFAPGVIPYTFDAARVMADITGYSLAMAGEAGFDNVGTWEWIVTPKGEPFLMEVNTRIQVENGVSAVISRVKGQPVDIITEQIRLALGAPMGYGQEDIDFAGIGIEYRIVAENTDNRFTPCAGTVTRLAWQAHDWLQVFTQVPRDGDYDIPMEYDPNLALAIVWGRDLDEAKARGQQFLDEVVLEGIPAGSGAEFHTNIRYLREMTGKILEF, from the coding sequence ATGGCCAATGGCCGACACAAAGTCCTCATCGCCAACCGGGGCGAGATCGCCATGCGCGTCATGCGGGCCTGTGTCAGGCTCGATCTCGACTTCGTCTGTGTCCACACCGCCGAAGACAGCCGGTGCGGGCATGTCCTGCTGGCCAGGGAGCTGGCCGGTGAGCGGGCGGTCTACCGGATACACTCCTACCTCGACGCCAACGAGCTGTTTGCCGTGGCCGACGCGGCCAAGGCCACGGCAGTGCATCCCGGCTACGGCTTTTTTGCCGAGGATTTCCGCTTTGCCCGGCGCGTGGTGCGCAGGGACCGGCCCATGGAATTCATCGGGCCGTCCTGGTGGGTCATCCGCGACCTGGGCGACAAGATCAATACCAAGCGCATCGCCCGCAGTCTCGACGTGCCCACCGTGCCCGGCTCCGACAGGCCGGTCTACAGCGCGATGGAGGCCGACGAGATCGCGGCCAGCCTCTTCGAGTTCCAGGCGGCCCAGGGCATCATCGACGGCGTGATCATGGTCAAGGCCTCGGCTGGCGGCGGCGGCATGGGCATCGAGGAAGTGGGCAACTTCGACGAGTTCCGCTCCGTGTTCCGGCGCATCCGCAACTATGCCAAGCGCAATTTTGGCGACGAGGGCGTGCTCATCGAACAGCGCATCTTTGATTTCAACCATCTGGAAGTGCAGGTTGTCTCCGAGCGCAGCGGGAGCACGCATGTCCACTTCGGCACCCGCAACTGCTCGATCCAGAGCACGGGCAAGCAGAAGCGGGTCGAGGTCGCGCCCGGTTTCGCGCCCGGCGTGATTCCCTATACCTTTGACGCGGCGCGGGTCATGGCCGACATCACCGGGTATTCCCTGGCCATGGCCGGGGAGGCCGGGTTCGATAACGTGGGCACCTGGGAGTGGATCGTGACCCCCAAGGGCGAGCCGTTCCTGATGGAGGTCAACACCCGCATCCAGGTGGAAAACGGCGTGTCGGCGGTCATTTCGCGGGTCAAGGGCCAGCCGGTGGACATCATCACCGAGCAGATCCGTCTGGCCCTGGGCGCGCCCATGGGCTACGGGCAGGAGGACATCGATTTTGCTGGGATCGGCATCGAGTACCGCATTGTGGCCGAGAACACCGACAACCGGTTCACGCCCTGCGCCGGGACCGTCACCCGGCTTGCCTGGCAGGCGCATGACTGGCTCCAGGTCTTCACCCAGGTTCCCAGGGACGGGGACTACGACATCCCCATGGAGTACGATCCCAACCTGGCCCTGGCCATCGTTTGGGGGCGGGACTTGGATGAGGCCAAGGCGCGCGGGCAGCAATTCCTGGACGAGGTCGTGCTCGAAGGCATCCCGGCGGGCAGCGGCGCTGAGTTTCATACCAATATCCGGTATCTCAGGGAGATGACCGGGAAAATCCTGGAGTTCTGA
- a CDS encoding FlgO family outer membrane protein yields the protein MTHVNTSRHRMIKTPLIFLALSFILAAQGCGNRFWEDTKRKSSNTYDYVFDTAPTTRSFHDQAAVPIEEINYQAANVLYSNVGKYELSSRSPVYAKRFSNRDNPEDTAIFGTVVMEQVVDRLVQRGLVITGGDPKPADYSLPTGVDPEKYARPTTGSLDNLPPRAAMLSGAYVIGDNFVYLSAKITRLDDRAVISAHTWTIPVTDNVRQLLPQLRRDDGLEPSVKTSFDTP from the coding sequence GTGACACACGTCAACACCAGCAGGCATCGCATGATCAAGACACCGCTCATTTTCCTGGCCCTGTCCTTCATCCTCGCGGCCCAGGGCTGCGGCAACAGGTTCTGGGAGGACACCAAGCGCAAGAGCTCGAACACCTATGATTACGTCTTCGACACCGCGCCCACGACCCGCTCCTTCCACGATCAGGCCGCCGTGCCCATCGAGGAGATCAACTATCAGGCAGCCAACGTCCTGTACTCCAATGTGGGCAAATACGAACTCTCGTCCAGGTCGCCCGTGTACGCCAAGCGATTCTCCAACAGGGACAACCCCGAGGACACGGCCATCTTCGGCACCGTGGTCATGGAGCAGGTGGTGGACAGGCTGGTGCAGCGCGGCCTGGTCATCACCGGCGGCGATCCCAAGCCCGCCGACTACTCCCTGCCCACGGGCGTGGACCCCGAGAAATACGCCCGCCCGACCACGGGCAGCCTGGATAACCTGCCGCCTCGCGCGGCCATGCTCTCCGGGGCGTATGTCATCGGCGACAACTTCGTCTATCTGTCCGCCAAGATCACCCGGCTCGACGACCGGGCCGTGATCTCGGCCCACACCTGGACCATCCCGGTCACCGACAACGTCCGCCAGCTCCTCCCGCAGCTGCGCCGAGACGACGGCCTGGAACCAAGCGTCAAGACCTCCTTTGACACGCCGTGA
- a CDS encoding carboxyl transferase domain-containing protein: MDTERRIQDIKDRLSYIRDIFGGKEGDHIRLLTAKLGEVLGREAANPGSVQGEELSRLEDLFDFSERKLDTLLTPMDRVRIVRHPQRMCLKDILENVYDNYTEIGGRGEFNIDPSMLIARAYFARRVGERVINQMIMVIGQEKGHGEAFRNGGSVKPWGNAKALHYMKVAETENIPVHTFVFTPGAYPIEDWPGAAQQIARNLYEMAALKAPVISVFSEGGSGGAEAVGLADRRIMLSHGYYSVISPEGAAAIEGGLRGETRATPELIEKCARQLRITAQDNLRNGYVDRVLQEPPLGARSTHYEFFRELRRELIQATNEAVSEVKSMKLFRAMAVRASMADDAEAIFMRWTLSASALRRLVELRQRKYRAMSRHACLDGTGFFKRIATSARGAVWDAHSFLRYDLLGRQKKRLDSMFEELGAEAHLVRRKLLLPLKRAMDTILPVGNGEQQKKGDEVRDRLTRLSCPEDGACLVGSEWAWISPRSQEDRTMSCPNVRTHHCPDLWVPDLFGDFAGVCPSCGHHFPMEYQWYINNVFNFDPAREFNQRLESMNPLNYEQFDSKLDQAKEKTGLKSACITFETAINGVETVVAVFCAPFRGGSVGAAEGEKFIRAAERAARKRQPFIAYVHGTAGIRIQEGVNGVIQMPRCTIAVRRYIDAGGLYLVLYDTNSYAGPVASFLGCSPYQFAVQSANIGFAGPGVIAETTGMTVSPDYHSAYHALSRGHIHGIWDRREVKKNLHQSLLTMGGRNLYYR; encoded by the coding sequence GTGGACACTGAAAGACGAATCCAGGACATCAAAGACCGCCTCTCCTACATCCGGGACATCTTTGGAGGCAAGGAGGGCGACCATATCCGGCTGCTCACCGCCAAGCTCGGCGAGGTGCTTGGCCGGGAGGCGGCCAACCCCGGCAGCGTGCAGGGCGAGGAGCTGTCGCGCCTTGAGGATCTCTTCGACTTTTCCGAGCGCAAGCTCGACACCCTGCTCACGCCCATGGACCGGGTGCGCATCGTGCGTCATCCCCAGCGCATGTGTCTCAAGGACATCCTGGAGAACGTCTACGACAACTACACCGAGATCGGTGGCCGGGGCGAGTTCAACATCGATCCGAGCATGCTCATTGCCAGGGCCTATTTCGCCCGCCGGGTTGGCGAGCGGGTCATCAACCAGATGATCATGGTCATCGGGCAGGAGAAGGGCCATGGCGAGGCGTTCCGCAACGGCGGGTCGGTCAAGCCGTGGGGCAACGCCAAGGCCCTGCACTACATGAAGGTCGCGGAGACCGAGAACATCCCGGTTCATACCTTTGTTTTCACCCCCGGCGCATACCCCATCGAGGACTGGCCCGGCGCGGCCCAGCAGATCGCCAGGAATCTCTATGAAATGGCCGCGCTCAAGGCACCGGTCATTTCGGTTTTTTCCGAGGGCGGCTCGGGCGGAGCCGAGGCCGTGGGGCTGGCCGACCGGCGGATCATGCTCTCGCATGGCTACTATTCGGTCATCTCGCCTGAGGGGGCGGCGGCCATCGAGGGCGGGCTGCGCGGTGAGACCAGGGCCACGCCGGAACTCATCGAAAAGTGCGCCCGCCAGTTGCGCATCACGGCCCAGGACAACCTGCGCAACGGGTATGTGGACCGCGTGCTTCAGGAGCCGCCGCTGGGCGCGCGCTCCACCCATTACGAATTTTTCCGCGAGCTGCGGCGCGAGCTGATCCAGGCCACCAACGAGGCTGTCAGCGAGGTCAAGTCCATGAAGCTCTTCCGGGCCATGGCCGTGCGCGCCAGCATGGCCGACGACGCCGAGGCCATCTTCATGCGCTGGACCCTGTCGGCGTCCGCCCTCAGGCGGCTGGTGGAGCTGCGCCAGCGCAAGTACCGGGCCATGAGTCGCCACGCCTGCCTGGACGGCACCGGGTTTTTCAAGCGTATCGCCACCTCGGCCAGGGGGGCCGTGTGGGACGCCCATTCGTTCCTGCGCTACGACCTCCTGGGGCGGCAGAAGAAGCGGCTGGACTCCATGTTCGAGGAGCTGGGCGCCGAGGCCCATCTGGTCCGGCGCAAGCTGCTCTTGCCGCTCAAGCGGGCCATGGACACGATCCTGCCGGTGGGCAACGGAGAGCAGCAGAAAAAGGGCGACGAGGTCAGGGACAGACTGACCCGCCTTTCGTGCCCGGAGGACGGGGCCTGCCTTGTGGGCAGCGAGTGGGCGTGGATCAGCCCCCGGAGCCAGGAGGACAGGACCATGTCCTGTCCCAACGTGCGTACCCACCACTGCCCGGATCTCTGGGTGCCTGATCTGTTCGGCGATTTTGCCGGGGTCTGTCCCAGTTGTGGCCACCATTTTCCCATGGAATACCAGTGGTATATAAATAATGTTTTCAACTTCGACCCGGCCCGCGAGTTCAACCAGCGGCTGGAGTCCATGAATCCGCTGAACTACGAGCAGTTCGACTCCAAACTGGATCAGGCCAAGGAGAAGACCGGCCTCAAATCCGCCTGCATCACCTTCGAGACCGCCATCAACGGTGTCGAGACCGTGGTAGCCGTGTTTTGCGCGCCCTTTCGCGGCGGCAGCGTGGGTGCAGCCGAGGGCGAGAAGTTCATCCGGGCCGCCGAGCGGGCCGCGCGCAAGCGCCAGCCCTTCATCGCCTATGTCCACGGCACCGCGGGCATCCGCATCCAGGAAGGGGTCAACGGCGTCATCCAGATGCCGCGCTGCACCATCGCGGTGCGCCGCTACATCGACGCGGGCGGTCTCTATCTGGTGCTTTACGACACCAACTCCTATGCCGGGCCGGTGGCCAGCTTCCTCGGCTGTTCGCCCTACCAGTTCGCGGTCCAGTCGGCCAACATCGGTTTTGCCGGGCCGGGCGTCATCGCCGAGACCACGGGCATGACCGTGTCCCCGGACTATCACAGCGCCTATCACGCCCTGTCGCGCGGACACATCCACGGCATCTGGGACCGCCGCGAGGTGAAAAAGAACCTGCACCAGTCCCTCTTGACCATGGGTGGGCGCAACCTTTACTATCGTTAG
- a CDS encoding OmpA/MotB family protein, producing MSEDYEDILAIRDEEDDTGQEWLTTLADLSMLLLVFFVLLYSMSTIDTEKFSETFSSVTQALQGKLEKVSTSRITQEEAGVLIDQAIMRRQIIESQRKVFAEVKTLQTKKGVEGLVSANFEDGLITIRVPGDVMFGSGQVNLSPKGVELVTALKDFFIQHRDQNIKIIGYTDNISPGKNSRFLDNWEISALRAVNVLRELLGMGIESTRLTATGLAYLNPIYPNTSEEFRAKNRRVEFVLEKRVTGK from the coding sequence ATGAGTGAAGACTACGAAGACATCCTGGCAATCCGTGACGAGGAGGATGACACAGGTCAGGAGTGGCTGACGACCTTGGCCGACCTCTCCATGCTGCTTCTTGTGTTCTTCGTGCTGCTCTATTCCATGTCCACCATCGACACCGAGAAGTTCTCCGAGACCTTCTCCTCCGTCACCCAGGCTCTGCAGGGCAAGCTCGAAAAGGTCTCCACCAGCCGCATCACCCAGGAGGAGGCGGGGGTTCTCATCGATCAGGCCATCATGCGCAGGCAGATCATCGAGTCGCAGCGCAAGGTGTTCGCCGAAGTCAAGACCCTGCAAACCAAGAAGGGCGTGGAAGGACTGGTCTCGGCCAACTTCGAGGACGGTCTCATCACCATCCGCGTGCCGGGGGATGTCATGTTTGGCTCCGGGCAGGTGAACCTTTCCCCCAAGGGGGTCGAGCTCGTCACCGCCCTCAAGGATTTCTTCATCCAGCACCGGGACCAGAACATCAAGATCATCGGCTACACGGACAACATCAGTCCAGGCAAGAATTCCCGCTTCCTCGACAACTGGGAGATATCCGCGCTGCGTGCCGTCAACGTCCTGCGCGAACTGCTTGGCATGGGCATCGAGTCCACCCGGCTGACTGCCACGGGGCTGGCCTACCTCAACCCCATCTACCCGAACACCTCTGAGGAGTTCCGGGCCAAGAACCGGCGGGTCGAGTTCGTGCTTGAAAAACGGGTCACCGGGAAGTAG
- a CDS encoding precorrin-8X methylmutase, which produces MRFPLQNFFSPDEIEAESFRIIDSEVPEPRPFADEKWAIVRRMIHTTADFELLNLVRFHPDAVASGLAALRKGALIVTDTEMARQGIPVRRLEPLGATVQCLMNDGRVVARARAESITRATAAMDLAVSDLRPDIYVIGNAPTALIRLVEHLDAAAAAPALVVGMPVGFVNAAESKALLMSRQVPFIAIEGRKGGSALAASVINALCVLAR; this is translated from the coding sequence ATGCGTTTTCCCCTCCAGAATTTCTTTTCCCCGGACGAAATAGAGGCCGAATCCTTTCGGATTATCGACTCCGAGGTGCCTGAACCGCGTCCTTTTGCGGATGAAAAGTGGGCGATCGTGCGCCGCATGATTCACACCACGGCGGATTTCGAGCTGCTGAATCTCGTCCGTTTTCACCCCGATGCCGTTGCCAGCGGGCTGGCTGCGCTGCGAAAAGGGGCGTTGATCGTCACCGATACCGAGATGGCCCGGCAGGGAATCCCGGTGCGCAGGCTCGAGCCGCTGGGGGCCACGGTGCAGTGCCTGATGAACGACGGGCGCGTGGTCGCCAGGGCCAGGGCCGAGTCCATCACCAGGGCCACCGCTGCCATGGATCTGGCCGTGAGCGACCTGCGGCCCGACATCTACGTGATCGGCAACGCGCCCACCGCGCTCATCCGGCTGGTCGAGCACTTGGACGCCGCAGCCGCTGCCCCGGCCCTGGTCGTGGGCATGCCCGTGGGCTTTGTCAACGCCGCCGAGTCCAAGGCGCTGCTCATGAGCCGTCAGGTTCCCTTCATCGCCATCGAAGGCCGCAAGGGCGGCTCGGCCCTGGCCGCCAGCGTGATCAACGCCCTGTGCGTCCTCGCCCGGTAG
- a CDS encoding PilZ domain-containing protein, producing the protein MGFDLDIPSGDDQLRKAFRTKVPGLMARFPALGKVFEVKDLSATGFAVLDLDRGFKEGQAVEVDLLIGKKLFLAAASSEVMRVLDNGIVGINFIDLERQKQVKLDKLVLEVQKRLIELRKKQRDQG; encoded by the coding sequence ATGGGATTCGACTTAGATATTCCGAGCGGGGACGACCAACTGCGCAAGGCCTTTCGGACCAAGGTGCCGGGCTTGATGGCGCGGTTTCCCGCCCTGGGCAAGGTGTTTGAGGTCAAGGACCTGAGCGCCACAGGCTTTGCCGTCCTCGATCTGGACAGGGGATTCAAGGAGGGGCAGGCCGTCGAGGTGGACCTGCTCATCGGCAAGAAGCTCTTTCTGGCCGCAGCATCGTCCGAGGTCATGCGCGTGCTCGACAACGGCATCGTGGGCATCAACTTCATCGACCTTGAGCGGCAAAAACAGGTCAAGCTCGACAAGCTCGTGCTTGAAGTCCAGAAACGGCTCATCGAGCTGCGCAAGAAGCAGCGCGACCAAGGCTAG